The Pseudomonadota bacterium sequence CACGCACCTTTTCCTCGGCCACTTCACCAGCGAAGCAGTATTTAAGGATCGTCGCCGACCTGGTTTTCTTCATCAGGTTCCGCAGGCCCTCGGCTTCCATTACGGGGGTGGGCGGCCGAACGATCCGCTGCTCGTGAGTATCCCCTTTGACCTGGCGCGCCCGGAGCCTGGTAAGCAGGCTCGTGTATTGGGCGCTGGGCCGTTCGGCTGTGAAGACATGATATCCGGCAAGATCGGCGGAGCGTTCCAGGTCGTACCAGACCTGGCCTACCGGATTGTGCTGATAGACGAAGAGTTGTGGCAGGGGATGCCATGGCTGCGTGTGGAGGATGGTCCAGTGCAGGAGCTTCGAGCGGCCCGGTACATATTCCTCATCCCGCGCGTGCCATTCGGCAGGCAGGTCGCCGCGCAAACCGGGCACCGTCCGTACCTTCTTCAGTAGCTTGTTCTTACGCCCATGCTGGGCTTCATCCAGGGTCCAGATCGATTCCATCCGCGCGCAGTCGATCAACATCACCGCGGTGTCCAGCAGGGCGGTCGAGGAAAGCGGCGGTACGGTAAGGATGCCGCAGTCACCCATGTCGGTATCGAACAACTCGGCGGGGTCGCCGAGGTACGCCTGATCCACGTCGTTCCAGATTGCGCGTCCAGTACCCCCCGCGAAATGTGGAATGGCAAACCGGTAATTTGTGAATCCCGTGAGCCATCTTCGCCGGTTGAAACCGGCGAGTTCCTTCATCAGGTAGATTTCATAGATTCTGGCTGGATCCCGGACGCGTTCGATCGACCAGATAAAAATCCGTTCGGCCCGGTAGTGGGCTGGTTCGGTACCGAGAAAAATTCGCACGGGCGGCTTGGGGCTCGGCGTCACGCCATCGGCTACGCCCAGCACCACGCACTCGGGCTCGGGCCGCATGCCGGATGCGTCACGGCATCTGTTGTTCCGCGACGAAAAAGTGTTTCGCAACAGAGATGGGATTACATACATAATGGAGGCCAACACTCGGAAATAATGTGTGGCTTTCTCGCGGGCAATCCACGCCAATCGTGTTACCGCCCAATACGGAAAGGCCAGCTGAACACCTTCCTAAGATCGGCGGGTGACGTCTATAGGTACTTCTACGTATCGCGGCCAGACCGAAAATGGGCTCGCCTAATCTGATGCTGATTTCCCATCGAATGTTGTACGCAGGTGAGCAATTACCGCAATAATATCGATGTCGCTAAGATTAGGATTGCCGCCTTTGGCAGGCATCGCCAATGGGGATCCCGGACTCTGGAACCCGTTCAGGATGCTCTGAAACAGTTCTTGGTCGGATTTTCTAAGCGGTCCATCGGGCGCAGTAAAATCAGTCACTCCCGGTAATGCCCCTTTGCCGTTAGCACCGTGACACGCGACGCAGGTCTGCTGATAAATATTTGCCCCGGCAACCGCATCGACTCGCGACATGCCAACGGCCTTCTCGGATGGTGAAGCAACAGGCTTGCTTTGTGAAATTTTGTTTCCAGTTGGGTGATTACTCGCTTGAAGAAAAGCCAGTATGTCTCTGGCCTCTTGCCCAGTGAGACCTGCACGCACGCGCATGTGCGAAACTATCACGCGCCAGTACTGATCTTGAAATTCCTGCGGACCGCGCATATTGTGGCAGCGGCTACAATTGGCTGCCCAAGTCTTGGCGCCAACCGTCACGTCACCAACCGAATCATCGGCGTGTACCGGTTGTAGCAGCGTTATTGTCAGGAAAACGATAGCGGCTATGCACATCACAGAACGATATAAGCTGTTCATTGTTCTCTCCTTAATAGCCGTATGCGAGCTGGATAAGCCAGCGATCTTCGTCGCTTGCGCCCCCCGCATCGTTGTCGTTTATTTCATAACCAAATTTCACAATCGCGTTGGGTGCAACGAGATAGTTAAGCCCAATAGCCCATTGCTGTTGCTGTTGACTCGCATGCGGTGTGTTGAGGTCGGTATAGCGCAGTACGCCTTCCCAGTTGTTGTGGCCAAACTTGTATGCGCCTTGTACATACAACGCTTCCCAATCGCCACCCTCTGGCGCTATGCTGGCTACCGCGTTATCAATCTTCTGTTTGATGTATTCGCCACGCAGCTCCAACTCACGCCAGTGGTACACAAAATCCACTCCGAGTGCGTTATAGTCACGCGAAGGATCGTTTTCAACCTCAATACCATCGTTTTCCGTAACCGCAGCGTCGCCAAATGCAGCAGACAAACCAATTTCAAGATTCGAAACCGGTAAGAACCCGATACGACCGCCCAGGACTTTGTCGCCATCCGCATCCCGGGTAAATCCGTCGGTCAAAACGCCATGGACCTCGCCGCCTTCTCCTTCGAGTTCCGGGCCATTACCGACGTAAAACGCATAATTTATACGCCCTGCACCGAATGGCGCGCCGCCGCGCAACTGAAACCCAACCTCGGCAATCGGTGCTGCGCCATCGTGACCGAAACCGGGCGGCATGGATGGCAGTTTGTTGATCCAGTGAGGATGTAAGTTTTGTCGAAACTGGCCAAGTGGGCTTAAGAATTTGCCGCCAACCAACACTAAATAATCATTCAAGAAGAAATCAATAGTGCTGTATTCTAAGTTGATCTCGGTCCCTCCCTCTTCCTCCACCTCAAACTCAAGCTCTGCTTCCCATAACACAAGATCTTTATATTGAAAATGGAAGATCGGGTTGAAATTGGCGCTATTGAATGCACCCGTACTATTCTCTTTGTCCAAGTAGCCAACCGAAGCATAACCCGCGACATGAAACGCGGATGTCGCATCCCGCCATTCACTAGTTAGCGCGACCACTTCGGTTGCGCTCCTAATCTCTTTTTTGGCATCCTGAACCTGCTCGCGCAATGACTCGATCTGTGCCTCCAGTTGTTCCAACCTATCCTCCAATGACTTGGTATCCTCGGCCGCCATAATCGGCGGTCCAACCGCGGCGAGACCCAGGATCACGAACGCAATGGTTATCAATTTAGATGATCTTCGTATTACGCTCATTTGCGCACTCCTTAATTGTCGATGTAGGAAATTTGTGAGCGTCATCTGGCCAAGAGTAAAAGTGACTAAAATAACTTACCTTACATGCACCCAATAATGGGGTTGCACCGGATCTGCAACTATTAGGAGTTATACGTAGGTTGATGGGTAAATTTCGCATAAAGTGTAAATCGCTCACCAGACTGCCCCTCCTGAAAAATAATAATCGTGTGTCAGGTGGCCTAATCTGTTTTCCACAATCTCCCCTCAATCCCGGCGTCTGAATCGGGCGCCTCAGCAAGCGGCTAATAGGTGCGCTCGATCACGTTCGGCGAATTTCGCATAGGAAGTATCGAGAATGGCGTCGTGTCCTGCACCGAAGACCATTCCGGCAATACCATGGAGCCGCCCATGATGCCTTGTGCCAATCTGCAGCAGTCGACATATCCATTATGCGAACTCCTGGGCCGTACCCCTATCAGTATTGCCTACCCGTCAATAGTGGTAATTACTAATTTAGAATGTGCGCGATCAACCGTATATTTCAATCTGAAACTAGGAGG is a genomic window containing:
- a CDS encoding c-type cytochrome codes for the protein MNSLYRSVMCIAAIVFLTITLLQPVHADDSVGDVTVGAKTWAANCSRCHNMRGPQEFQDQYWRVIVSHMRVRAGLTGQEARDILAFLQASNHPTGNKISQSKPVASPSEKAVGMSRVDAVAGANIYQQTCVACHGANGKGALPGVTDFTAPDGPLRKSDQELFQSILNGFQSPGSPLAMPAKGGNPNLSDIDIIAVIAHLRTTFDGKSASD
- a CDS encoding carbohydrate porin; the encoded protein is MSVIRRSSKLITIAFVILGLAAVGPPIMAAEDTKSLEDRLEQLEAQIESLREQVQDAKKEIRSATEVVALTSEWRDATSAFHVAGYASVGYLDKENSTGAFNSANFNPIFHFQYKDLVLWEAELEFEVEEEGGTEINLEYSTIDFFLNDYLVLVGGKFLSPLGQFRQNLHPHWINKLPSMPPGFGHDGAAPIAEVGFQLRGGAPFGAGRINYAFYVGNGPELEGEGGEVHGVLTDGFTRDADGDKVLGGRIGFLPVSNLEIGLSAAFGDAAVTENDGIEVENDPSRDYNALGVDFVYHWRELELRGEYIKQKIDNAVASIAPEGGDWEALYVQGAYKFGHNNWEGVLRYTDLNTPHASQQQQQWAIGLNYLVAPNAIVKFGYEINDNDAGGASDEDRWLIQLAYGY